CAGCCGCGGCGGTACCGCGCGATGGGTTGTGGTTGTATGGTCAATATGACGAAGAAGATAATCGGGCCGATGTCAGCTTTGAAACTGTCGCTGCTAATTTGCAAGGGTCAAAGTTCATGGTCCGCGAAGAAAACCAACAGGCAGGTCGTTTGCGCATTGGTGGCCAATATGCCTTAGATATTCCAGGTGATTTTAATGAGAGTAACGCGACCGCAGTCGCGATTGCGACGCGGCTGGTCGGTGCAGATACGGAAGCCATCAAGGAAGGATTAGCAGTCGTCCAAATTCCCGGCCGGATGCAAATGATGACTTCAAAGATGCATGGCACGATTTACGTTGATTACGCGCATAACTATGCATCAATCTCAGCGTTATTACAGTTTGTCCGTAAAAATGAAACGGTTGATCAGCTCCGGATCGTCGTCGGCGCGCCTGGCAATAAGGGCGTTTCACGACGACCCGGCATTGGACAAGCGATTAATGAGGGGGCGGATGTCGCCTATCTAACTGCTGATGATCCTCAATATGAGGATCCAGCAGCGATTGCGGATGAAATTCAAGCGCAAATTACAGCTGACACGGTGGTGGTTAAGCGCGAAATGGATCGTACCAAAGCGATTGAGCAAGCAATCCGCGAGGCTGGTCCTAATGATGTGGTGGTATTGGCTGCTAAAGGTCTCGATGAGTATCAAAAAATCAAGGGGGTTGATACCCCATATGAAAATGATTGGGTCGTCGCACAGCGCGTGGTTGCCGAACTAGAAAATTAGTGATTTTTTTGGTATAATAGGAGAATTGACCTGTATTTTATAGGCATTGAATTCGGAAATACTGCAAATAAGGTAGATAAGAAAAGGGGTAGTATCGTGGCTAAGACGAACGAACCAGAAGTAAACAACTCAATCTTTGATTTGGGTGATTTTGTTGCCGGTAAGAAATTTGGTAATTTCGAACATGACTTTAAGGGCATTGTTGAAAAAATCTATGAACACTCGTTGTTAGTGTTAATTACTGAAAACGATCCTGAAGATAATGCGACGGTTAATGAATATAACCGTCGTGCCGTGGTGCGTATGTCAGAGACAAAAATTTTGATCAAGACTGAAAATCCAGCACCACGTGAAACACCAAAGGATGAAGAAGAAGAGGAAGATGCAATTCCAGAAGGCATCATTGATGAAGAAACTGACAAAGAAGAGGAGGAGGAATAACATGGACAACAAGGCTCTTGTGGCTCAAGCAATTGCTGTAGCAGTACCTGAATTGGATCTGGCAACCATTACTGCGAAGTTAGAGACACCAAAGTCAGCTGATCTTGGGGATGCAGCTTTTCCAACGTTTACGCTAGCTAAGGTTTTGCGTAAGGCACCACAACAAATCGCCACGGACATCTTAGCAAAGATTGATCAAAGTGCATTTGAAAAGGTTGTCGCGGTTGGTCCATACCTTAATTTCTTCTTTGATAAGAATGCTACGACCAATACCGTTTTGCGCGATGTTTTAGCGCAAGGCGCTGCTTACGGTCAAAATAATGATGGTGCCGGGGCAAATATTACGATCGATATGTCATCGCCAAATATTGCTAAGCCAATGAGTTTTGGGCATTTACGTTCAACGGTGATCGGGAATGCCTTCGCCAACTTGGTTAAGAAGAATGGTTACAACCCAATCAAAATCAATCACCTTGGTGACTGGGGTACCCAGTTTGGTTTGATGATTGCCGCCTATAAAAAATGGGGTAATAAGCCAATCGAGGAATATTCCGTCGATGAGTTGGTTAAGTTGTACGTTGAGATCAATAAGGCGGCCAAGACTGATGAAGCGGTCGCTGATGCCGGACGTAATTGGTTCAAAAAATTGGAAGATGGGGATGCTGAAGCCGTTAGCTTATGGCAAACTATCCGTGATGCTTCATTGAGTGAATTCCAAGAGGTTTATGAGCGTTTGCACATCACGTTTGATTCAATGAACGGTGAAGCCTTCTTTAATGACAAGATGATACCGGTCGTCGCAGAGATCAAGGATAAGAATCTGTTGACGGATTCACAGGGTGCTGAAATCGTTGATTTGCCAACCCTTTTGCCTGATGAGAATTTGCCAATTTCAATGATTTTAAAGTCAAATGGTTCTACTGCCTACATCACCCGTGATTTAGCAGCAGCTGAATTCCGTCAGCGTGAATACGATTTTGTGAAATCATTGTACGTTGTTGGTGCCGAGCAAACTGAGCACTTCCGTCAATTGAAGGCCATTTTGAAGTTGATGGGTCATGATTGGTCAGACGACATCGAACACATCAGCTATGGTTTGATCACCATTAATGGTGAAAAGATGTCAACGCGTAAGGGTAATGTAGTCACCCTTGTTGAGGTGCTAAACATGGCTCACGAAGCTGCCTTGAAGCAAATCTCAGAAAAGAATCCTGATTTGCCAAATAAGGACTTGGTTGCCGAACAAGTTGGGGCTGGCGCGGTTGTGTTTAACGATTTGATGAATGAACGTAAAAACTTCATTGATTTTACACCCGCGGATGCTGTCAAGTTTGAAGGGGATACCGGTCCATACGTGCAATATACGATTGCCCGTGCAAATTCAATTTTGCGTAAGGCTGGCGTAGAAGTGAATGTCAACGATTTGCAATTGGATGACGCTGCTACTTGGGATACCATTACCTTGTTGAAGAATTTCCCAACTGTTGTCCGTGATGCATGGTCAAAGCGAGACACTAGCATGACTGCTAAGTTCGCCCTGCGTTTAGCGCGGGCCTTTAATAAGTACTACGCTAATTCAAAGATTTTGGTAGACGATGAGCAACGCAATAGCCGTTTGGCCTTGGTTAGCGCGGTCATCATCGTGTTAACAGAAGCACTGAATATGCTTGGTGTCGAAGCACCAAGTGAGATGTAGGCTGTTTATCGAGTGACAGACCAATCGAACTAATTTAAATTACCTTAGCACTTGGAAAACTTTCCAAGTGCTTTTTTGTTGTGCGATCTTTCAAGGATTGCGCCGACATCAAAATTAATCATATAAAAAGTTGCCTAGTTGGCAAAATGGGTTAGGCCGGCTTTCATGGTTGACATGACTAGACATTTTAAGTAAAACTGTAAACAACAGTATTGTAAACGTTTTCATGAATGACTAAGATAAGGTTACAGGGGGCAACATGGAAAAATATCGACAAATTTATAATGACATTTTAGAACGGTTGCGCAATGGAGAATTTGATCATGATAATAAGTTGTTGCCGAGTGACCAACAGTTAGTCATGAAATACAAAACGTCGCGTGAAACGGTGCGTAAGGCGATGAAACTTTTAGCCGATGAAGGATATGTGCAACGGCTACGAGGAAAAGGGACGATAGCCATCGAACGTAGACAGTTCTTATTTCCGGTAGCTGAAATTAAAAGTTATCAGGAACTGGTCGATGAGGCGCATCTAGAATCAAAAACGACGGTCCTTTCAATTTCGCAAAGTGCCGTACCAGAATGGCTAGGTCCAGTCAATGATACATTGACCTGGCGAGTGGTGCGGTTACGTGAAGTCGAAAATGAACCTGACGTCATCGATTACGACTATATTTTATGTGACGTGGTGGATGAGATTCCGATCCATGTTGCGCAAAATTCGTTATTTGCTTATTTCGAACAAGAATTAGGCTTGACGATTGATTACGCCATAAAAAAAGTTACAGTTGAGCAGGCGACAATCGATGATCAACGGCATTTAAAAATTTCTGCGCACACACCGATTGTGGTGGTACGTAGTCGGACGTATCTAGCCGATAGTCGCATTTTGTCATATACCGAATCGCGTCATCGTGCCGATCGATTTTCTAGTGTTGAGTTTGCCCGACGAGTACATTAATTTGGAGGATGGAAATGTTTGGATTAGGTAAGAAAAAACTAGTTGCAGATGAACAACTATATGCGCCAGTGACCGGTGACGTCATCGATTTAGGTCAGGTCAGTGATCCGGTATTTGCACAAAAAATGATGGGTGACGGGTTTGCAATCGTGCCAGAGAATGGTGAAGTGGTTGCCCCAGTAACTGGGAAAGTGACGATTGCATCTGGTCACGCTATTGGGTTGCAACGGGCGGACGGGTTGGAAATTTTACTGCATTTGGGTATCGACACGGTGCAACTGAATGGTGCTCCTTTTGATATACAAGTCAAAGTAGGTGATATTGTTGCTGGCGGTGATGCTTTAGTTAACGTGGATTGGCAACAAATTAAAGATGCAGATTTGGACACTACAACCATGATTATAATTACAAACACGGCGGAGAGCCTGGATCAATTAGTTGTGACAAATGATCATTATCAAGCGGGACAAGTTGTCGGTTCAGCAACGGCCAAATAAGGAGTTCAGAAAATGGCACAAAAAGATTATAGCAAATTAGCAGATGACATCATTGAAAACGTTGGTGGCAAAGAAAATGTGAATACGGTGATTCACTGTATCACTCGTTTACGGTTTTATTTAAATGATGAAAAGAAAGCCAATACAGAAAAGATTAGTTCATTGGATGGCGTCGCTGGGGCGGTTTACAATGAGGCGTTGGGTCAATATCAGGTGGTGATTGGTCCGGCAGTTACGGATGTGTACGATGAGGTGATTACTAAATTAGGAGACGAGGTTGTCGATGAAGAAGCGACTAACGCTGCTGTTGCAGCTACTGGTGGTGCTAGTCAACCTGAAAAGCCTAAGTCGGCTTGGGGATGGCTTTCTCGAGCGTTTCAATTATTAATTGGCACGATTACAGGATCAATGATTCCAGTCATTGGGCTATTAGCGGCATCTGGTATTTTGAAGGGTTTTTTGACCCTATTTACGTTCAATTTAGGATGGATAAGCACAGACTCAACTACTTACACAATTATTAATGCGATGGGTGATTCAGCCTTTTACTTCCTACCCATCTTAGTTGGATTTACTGCTGCACAACAACTCAAGTCAGATCCTATTACAGTCGCGGCTATTGGAGGCGTATTGGTCCACCCAACGATCGCAGCTCTATGGAGTGCCCCAACCAAAGGAATGGCAGCCTTATTTGGTATTCCGTTAAATGCTACCTTCTTTGGATTACCGATTCATTTGCCACAGTATACTTATTCAATTTTCCCTATTATTTTCGCAGCTTGGTTGGCACGTCCAGTTGGGAATTGGTTGAAGAAAGTATTGCCATTAAGTTTACGTTCAATTTTCCAACCTTTGTTTACAGTTTTCATCGTCTCCGCTGCAGTCATCGTAGTAATGGGACCGGTGATTTCATTGATTTCAGCAGGATTGGCTGCCGTAATTAACTATTTGGTAACATTTAACGAAGCATTTGCTGGTTTGATCATTGGTGGTTTCTATCAGTGCTTGGTCATCTTCGGCTTGCATTGGATGGTGATTCCAATTATTTCAAATGATATCGCTTCAACTGGCCATTCAGTATTAAATGGATTGATTAATTTCACCATGATTGCGCAAGGTGCCGGTGCGTTAGCGGTTTGGGCAAAGACGAAGCGTGCTGATATTAAGGGCTTGTCACTAGCAGGTGCATTATCAGGTTTCGCTGGTGTGACAGAACCAGCCATGTACGGCATTAACTTGAAGTACGGTCGCGTATTTTGGATGGCTAACATTGGTGGTGCCGTTGGCGGATTCATTGCTGGTCTAATGAAAATTGACATGTTTGGATTCACAGGATCTTGGATCGGTTTTCCCTCATTTTTCTCAAAAACAAATCCAAATAATATTTGGGCATTCTTGATCGCGAGTGTCGTTACGACTGCTGTCTCATTTGGGGCTGTGTATCTTTGGGGATTTAAAGACAGTGATGTTGATAAAGCTAAGAATGCACAAAAAAAGAACGTGTTCAAGCAATCTTAGAACCAGATAGGAGAGCGAACATGAGTTTTTCAGATAAGGTAATCTATCAAATCTATCCCAAATCTTTTCTAGATACGACGGGCAATGGCATCGGTGATTTACGCGGGATTATACAAAAATTGGACTATCTCAAAGAATTAGGGATCGATATGCTTTGGCTAAATCCATTCTATCCAAGTCCCCAACGAGATAATGGTTATGATATTTCGGATTACACCGCTATTAATCCTGATTTTGGAACGATGGCTGATTTTGAAGAGTTAGTGTATCAAGCCAAGCAACATGGTATTGAGTTGATGTTGGACATGGTGCTAAACCATGTATCGATTGAACATGAATGGTTTCAAAAGGCGTTAGCTGGTGATGCAGATTATCAAGATTTTTTTATCCTGCGCGATGAACCAACTGATTGGGTTTCAAAATTCGGTGGCAGTGCCTGGGCGCCATTTGGTGATACTGGTAAATATTACTTACATCTATATGATGTGACACAGGCAGATTTGAATTGGCGTAATCCCAAAGTACGGCAAGCGTTGTATGATGTCGTTAATTTTTGGCAAGATAAGGGTGTTAATGGGTTCCGCTTTGACGTCATTAATGTGATTGGGAAGGATGCTAAGTTGCGTAATCATGCAGCAAACGATGGTAAACCAGAGTACACTGACAAGCCCATTACACATGATTACCTGCGTGAACTCAATGAAAAAACTTTTGGTAAGAATCCTAGTGCCATTACAGTTGGAGAAATGAGTTCCACAACAATTGAGAATTGTGTGCTGTATACTCGATCGGACCGCCATGAACTAACGATGACGTTCAATTTTCATCATCTTAAGGTTGATTATGAAAATGGTCAAAAATGGACTCTGCAGCGATTCGATTTTGCTAAACTACGACAGTTGTTTCATGACTGGGGAGAACAGATGTCACAAGCGGGTGGTTGGAATGCATTATTTTGGAACAATCATGATCAGCCGCGTGCCCTTAATCGCTTTATTGATGTGCAGCATTTCCGAGTAAAAGGGGCTACTATGTTAGCAGCTAGCATTCATTTATCACGTGGTACCCCCTATATCTATATGGGAGAAGAAATTGGCATGTTGGATCCGAATTTTGACACAATAACCGATTATGTCGATGTCGAAAGCAAAAACGCCTATCAGATGTTATTAAAACACGGTAAATCAGCATCAGAGGCACTGACAATAATTAAGGCTAAGTCACGGGACAATTCTCGTATTCCGATGGCCTGGGATAATTCGGCAAATGGTGGCTTTACAACGGGTACACCTTGGTTGAAAGCAGGATATTATGAAAGCATCAATGTCGCAAAAGACAAGGATGGCGAAATTTTTAAATTCTACCAAATGTTAATCCGTTTACGTAAGGAAATGCCTATAGTGGCCGAAGGTAATTATCATGCAGTTTATAGAGATGATGCTAACATTTATGCATTTGAACGCGAATGGCACGGACAGAGAATGCTGGTATTAAATAACTTTACTAATCATATTGCTAATTATGAACCATTAGCTACTTATAAAGATGCGACGCTGCTAGTTAATAATGATGTATCATTCACTGATGGTCAATTACAACCATATCAAAGTGTTGCGCTCATAATTGGAGGAATCTAATATAATGTGCCTCATCAATCTGATTGGACAATAGGCCACACACGGATGTGGTCGGAGTATCATTTATGCAACGCGATAGACATGGCCCATGAATTGGAGAGAGACCAACGCATGGGCTTTTGTGTATCTGATGATCCAGTCACGCTTAAAGCGGTCACGCAGATTGGGTGACAATTGTTTTAGGTTGAAAGGATTTTCAAAAAAGGTTAAAATATAATTAGAATGTACCAGTAATTGATGCATCAGTATTGGAGGGATATATGACACCAGGAAATATTGCACTTCTCATCATTGCTGTGGCAGTGCTACTACTAGTATTATTTATTGGTTTGTTCTTAGTTCGGTTGACCCGGACACTTGGGGTAATCACACGGGATGTCGACATTATTGCTCGTGAGGCTGATGAAATTTTGGCAAATGCGAATGTTTTGTTGACCGATGTCAATGATAAGATGGCTGCCATTGATCCAGTGGTCCAAGCCGCAGCCGACCTGGGAACGAGTGTCTCTGAATTGAACAATGCAACACACCATTTGACCAACAAGGTTAAGGGAACTGCATCAAATAAGAATGTCGCGAATGTCGCTTCTGCCTTTGGTGTTGTCAACAACTTGCGTAAGCATCGCAAGCGTACTGTCACAAAGTAGTCCTTGATAGCGATATCAAATATTTATGAATGCATGGGGTAAATAGTTATGGCAAAGGGATTTTTAAAAGGATTAGCATTGGGAACAGTGGCTGCGGCCGCTGGATACATTTATTACAAGTCACTTTCTGAGCAAGAGCGAGCCGACTTGAAGGCAAAGGCCGATGGCTACTACGGTGATGCCAAGACACAAGCCAAGTCATACAAGGCTAAAGCGCAA
This is a stretch of genomic DNA from Weissella soli. It encodes these proteins:
- a CDS encoding PTS transporter subunit EIIC, whose amino-acid sequence is MAQKDYSKLADDIIENVGGKENVNTVIHCITRLRFYLNDEKKANTEKISSLDGVAGAVYNEALGQYQVVIGPAVTDVYDEVITKLGDEVVDEEATNAAVAATGGASQPEKPKSAWGWLSRAFQLLIGTITGSMIPVIGLLAASGILKGFLTLFTFNLGWISTDSTTYTIINAMGDSAFYFLPILVGFTAAQQLKSDPITVAAIGGVLVHPTIAALWSAPTKGMAALFGIPLNATFFGLPIHLPQYTYSIFPIIFAAWLARPVGNWLKKVLPLSLRSIFQPLFTVFIVSAAVIVVMGPVISLISAGLAAVINYLVTFNEAFAGLIIGGFYQCLVIFGLHWMVIPIISNDIASTGHSVLNGLINFTMIAQGAGALAVWAKTKRADIKGLSLAGALSGFAGVTEPAMYGINLKYGRVFWMANIGGAVGGFIAGLMKIDMFGFTGSWIGFPSFFSKTNPNNIWAFLIASVVTTAVSFGAVYLWGFKDSDVDKAKNAQKKNVFKQS
- a CDS encoding PTS sugar transporter subunit IIA, with the protein product MFGLGKKKLVADEQLYAPVTGDVIDLGQVSDPVFAQKMMGDGFAIVPENGEVVAPVTGKVTIASGHAIGLQRADGLEILLHLGIDTVQLNGAPFDIQVKVGDIVAGGDALVNVDWQQIKDADLDTTTMIIITNTAESLDQLVVTNDHYQAGQVVGSATAK
- the argS gene encoding arginine--tRNA ligase, encoding MDNKALVAQAIAVAVPELDLATITAKLETPKSADLGDAAFPTFTLAKVLRKAPQQIATDILAKIDQSAFEKVVAVGPYLNFFFDKNATTNTVLRDVLAQGAAYGQNNDGAGANITIDMSSPNIAKPMSFGHLRSTVIGNAFANLVKKNGYNPIKINHLGDWGTQFGLMIAAYKKWGNKPIEEYSVDELVKLYVEINKAAKTDEAVADAGRNWFKKLEDGDAEAVSLWQTIRDASLSEFQEVYERLHITFDSMNGEAFFNDKMIPVVAEIKDKNLLTDSQGAEIVDLPTLLPDENLPISMILKSNGSTAYITRDLAAAEFRQREYDFVKSLYVVGAEQTEHFRQLKAILKLMGHDWSDDIEHISYGLITINGEKMSTRKGNVVTLVEVLNMAHEAALKQISEKNPDLPNKDLVAEQVGAGAVVFNDLMNERKNFIDFTPADAVKFEGDTGPYVQYTIARANSILRKAGVEVNVNDLQLDDAATWDTITLLKNFPTVVRDAWSKRDTSMTAKFALRLARAFNKYYANSKILVDDEQRNSRLALVSAVIIVLTEALNMLGVEAPSEM
- the treC gene encoding alpha,alpha-phosphotrehalase, whose product is MSFSDKVIYQIYPKSFLDTTGNGIGDLRGIIQKLDYLKELGIDMLWLNPFYPSPQRDNGYDISDYTAINPDFGTMADFEELVYQAKQHGIELMLDMVLNHVSIEHEWFQKALAGDADYQDFFILRDEPTDWVSKFGGSAWAPFGDTGKYYLHLYDVTQADLNWRNPKVRQALYDVVNFWQDKGVNGFRFDVINVIGKDAKLRNHAANDGKPEYTDKPITHDYLRELNEKTFGKNPSAITVGEMSSTTIENCVLYTRSDRHELTMTFNFHHLKVDYENGQKWTLQRFDFAKLRQLFHDWGEQMSQAGGWNALFWNNHDQPRALNRFIDVQHFRVKGATMLAASIHLSRGTPYIYMGEEIGMLDPNFDTITDYVDVESKNAYQMLLKHGKSASEALTIIKAKSRDNSRIPMAWDNSANGGFTTGTPWLKAGYYESINVAKDKDGEIFKFYQMLIRLRKEMPIVAEGNYHAVYRDDANIYAFEREWHGQRMLVLNNFTNHIANYEPLATYKDATLLVNNDVSFTDGQLQPYQSVALIIGGI
- a CDS encoding DUF948 domain-containing protein, producing MTPGNIALLIIAVAVLLLVLFIGLFLVRLTRTLGVITRDVDIIAREADEILANANVLLTDVNDKMAAIDPVVQAAADLGTSVSELNNATHHLTNKVKGTASNKNVANVASAFGVVNNLRKHRKRTVTK
- the murE gene encoding UDP-N-acetylmuramyl-tripeptide synthetase, with amino-acid sequence MLTAEQITNILESEYLLETAPSIDEKTEFTHISYNSNDVRANTLLFIKGYFKPEYLDEAIAKGVTAIVALDSFVHATSLPTWSVNDNLAAMSVLSMAFYDYPQNKLALIGITGTKGKTSSAYMAYEILKVATGNKVALSSTLMSITGPKPENQRRAHLTTPESLDLFMWMREAVDNGMTHMVMEVSSQAFKMERVYGLRYNVGIFLNISPDHVGENEHPTFQDYIEHKMMLFDHSEQIVLNTDSQHFSELIEHAAAAVPRDGLWLYGQYDEEDNRADVSFETVAANLQGSKFMVREENQQAGRLRIGGQYALDIPGDFNESNATAVAIATRLVGADTEAIKEGLAVVQIPGRMQMMTSKMHGTIYVDYAHNYASISALLQFVRKNETVDQLRIVVGAPGNKGVSRRPGIGQAINEGADVAYLTADDPQYEDPAAIADEIQAQITADTVVVKREMDRTKAIEQAIREAGPNDVVVLAAKGLDEYQKIKGVDTPYENDWVVAQRVVAELEN
- the treR gene encoding trehalose operon repressor, with protein sequence MEKYRQIYNDILERLRNGEFDHDNKLLPSDQQLVMKYKTSRETVRKAMKLLADEGYVQRLRGKGTIAIERRQFLFPVAEIKSYQELVDEAHLESKTTVLSISQSAVPEWLGPVNDTLTWRVVRLREVENEPDVIDYDYILCDVVDEIPIHVAQNSLFAYFEQELGLTIDYAIKKVTVEQATIDDQRHLKISAHTPIVVVRSRTYLADSRILSYTESRHRADRFSSVEFARRVH